Genomic DNA from Armatimonadota bacterium:
ATCCCCACTCATCTGCTCTGGTGACGGGCAGCCAGACACCTTGCAGGCTGCTCGCCCTCCGTGGTATCCTTCATCAGCCGAGCGCGTCCGAGAAGCGCAGCGGTCCATCGCAGTCTGGGGAGGTTCGACACGAGAGCTGGATTCGCTGCCATCGCCATGCTCGCCGGATTTCTGTCCGCAGCCCGCAGTGACGCTGCATCTGCGCCGGTTTTCGATCCGGCGTGGACGCCTCTGAGTCACGCCCGCTATGTGATTGCTCTGAGCGACGGAAAGGTTGCCCCGGAAATGACCGATAGGCTCTATTCCGAGAAGTACCGTCCGCAGTTCCATTTCACCGCTAAGGCCAACTGGCTTAACGATCCGAACGGCTTGGTCTACTACGCGGGCCGATACCACCTCTTCTTCCAGCACAACCCGTCCGGCACCGATTGGGGAAATATGACTTGGGGCCACGCCGTGAGCCGCGACCTGGTGCATTGGGCGCAGGTTGAGCACGCGATCCTCCCCGACCGCCTGGGCACTATCTTCTCCGGCAGCGCGGTGGTTGACTGGGACAACACATCCGGCTTCGGGACCGGCAAGGAGAAGCCGCTTATCGCCTTCTACACCGCTGCCGGCGGAACGTCGGAGGAGTCTAAGGGTCAGCCGTTCACCCAGTGTATCGCGTACAGCAACGACGGCGGAGACACGTGGATGAAGTACCCCGGCAACCCCGTCGTGCCTCACATCCAGGGATCGAACCGCGACCCGAAAGTCATACGGTACGGCCGGAAGTGGATCATGGTCCTCTACCTGGACGGCAACTCGTTCGCGCTCCTCGAGTCGAAGGATGCGAAGTCCTGGACCAGGACCCAGGATATCGAGTTCCCCGGTCGCGATGAGTGTCCGGACTTCTTCCCGCTGAAGGTCGGCGGTCGCACGAAGTGGATTCTGACGGCGGCTAACGGCGACTACTACGTCGGGACATTCGACGGCAAGCGGTACACCCCGGAGAGCGGACCGCACACCGGCGACTTCGGCGGCAACTTCTATGCCGTCCAGACTTGGAGCGACGCCCCGGACGGCCGCCGAATCCAGAGCGCGTGGATGCGCGGCGGGCAGTACCCGGGAATGCCCTTCAACCAGCAGATGAGCTTCCCGACCGATTTGAAGCTGAAACCGTTCCCCGAGGGACTGAGAATATGCCGTCTGCCGGTGCGGGAGATCGAGACCCTGCGCGAGACGGAGTGCGCCTTCAGAAACGA
This window encodes:
- a CDS encoding glycoside hydrolase family 32 protein; this translates as MTDRLYSEKYRPQFHFTAKANWLNDPNGLVYYAGRYHLFFQHNPSGTDWGNMTWGHAVSRDLVHWAQVEHAILPDRLGTIFSGSAVVDWDNTSGFGTGKEKPLIAFYTAAGGTSEESKGQPFTQCIAYSNDGGDTWMKYPGNPVVPHIQGSNRDPKVIRYGRKWIMVLYLDGNSFALLESKDAKSWTRTQDIEFPGRDECPDFFPLKVGGRTKWILTAANGDYYVGTFDGKRYTPESGPHTGDFGGNFYAVQTWSDAPDGRRIQSAWMRGGQYPGMPFNQQMSFPTDLKLKPFPEGLRICRLPVREIETLRETECAFRNEMLEPGKNLLVGISGDLFDISAEIEIKDASGIEIKALGETIGYSAEDGKLTCLGRTADLSPVDGRIKLRLLVDRTSIEVFANDGKVCMTSCFLPTAERSGLSLEARGGPARVLSLRVYKLRSAWPHR